One region of Catenuloplanes indicus genomic DNA includes:
- a CDS encoding DUF397 domain-containing protein, whose amino-acid sequence MKGARLQPVPPSVRSSPARADGSEISVSPHLSTPWRKSTRSSTSNCVEVAFTTNHTVLIRDSKDAAGPRLTVSPAAWTGFATPAGRWKSSSRELPE is encoded by the coding sequence GTGAAGGGGGCCCGGCTGCAACCGGTACCCCCTTCGGTCCGAAGCTCGCCCGCCCGTGCAGACGGCTCGGAGATCTCAGTGTCCCCGCATCTGTCCACGCCGTGGCGTAAGAGCACGCGAAGCTCGACGAGCAACTGCGTGGAGGTTGCATTCACCACGAACCACACGGTTCTGATCAGGGACTCCAAGGATGCGGCCGGGCCTCGGCTCACCGTCTCGCCCGCCGCGTGGACTGGCTTCGCTACGCCGGCGGGCAGGTGGAAATCTTCGTCACGAGAGCTTCCTGAGTGA
- a CDS encoding TetR/AcrR family transcriptional regulator: MDRGELRDGTPKPSRNHDNHRPSRVRRDATSVRDAAPVRMRRDAVANRRRILTAARRLFGPGGDAVLVRDVARDAGVSAATLYRHFPARRDLMDAVVAEQSRACDASVRRAIADPDPARALRAYVEHAFQAQSDGAVRTAAIRAATAALPGHAGRIAAFRQDLAMLVGRARTAGVLHSDVTAADVLLVIAAGAGAGLHPDTGTPEYRSARARRLADIVLTGLGLPSPA; this comes from the coding sequence ATGGATCGCGGCGAACTGAGAGACGGCACCCCGAAGCCGTCTCGGAACCACGACAACCACAGACCTTCGCGGGTACGGCGGGACGCCACGTCCGTGCGGGACGCGGCGCCGGTGCGGATGCGGCGGGATGCGGTGGCCAACCGGCGGCGGATCCTGACGGCGGCGCGGCGGCTGTTCGGGCCGGGTGGCGACGCGGTGCTGGTGCGCGACGTGGCGCGGGACGCGGGCGTGTCCGCGGCGACGCTCTACCGGCACTTCCCGGCGCGGCGGGACCTGATGGACGCGGTGGTCGCGGAGCAGTCACGGGCGTGCGACGCCTCGGTGCGCCGGGCGATCGCAGACCCGGACCCGGCACGGGCGCTGCGGGCGTACGTGGAGCACGCGTTCCAGGCGCAATCGGACGGCGCCGTGCGCACCGCCGCGATCCGGGCGGCGACCGCGGCGCTGCCGGGCCACGCCGGCCGGATCGCCGCGTTCCGCCAGGACCTCGCGATGCTGGTCGGCCGCGCCCGCACGGCCGGCGTGCTCCACTCGGACGTTACCGCGGCCGACGTGCTGCTGGTCATCGCCGCGGGCGCCGGCGCCGGCCTCCACCCGGACACCGGCACCCCCGAGTACCGGTCCGCCCGCGCCCGCCGCCTGGCGGACATCGTCCTGACCGGCCTGGGCCTGCCGTCACCGGCGTGA